A section of the Pseudanabaena mucicola str. Chao 1806 genome encodes:
- the tadA gene encoding tRNA adenosine(34) deaminase TadA, translating into MNNLQTHQNWMDQAISLAQQAGEAGEIPVGAIIVNHQGKVIGTGGNHKERDQDPTAHAEMVAIREAARVLKDWHLTGCTLYVTLEPCPMCAGAILQARIRTLVYGADDPKTGSIRTVANLPDSPVSFHKLEVIAGICEQECQELLQAWFKNLRI; encoded by the coding sequence ATGAATAACCTTCAAACTCATCAAAATTGGATGGATCAAGCGATCTCCTTGGCGCAACAGGCAGGAGAGGCGGGTGAAATTCCTGTAGGGGCGATTATTGTCAATCATCAGGGCAAAGTGATTGGCACAGGAGGAAATCACAAAGAGCGAGATCAAGATCCTACTGCTCATGCTGAGATGGTGGCGATCCGTGAGGCTGCGCGGGTATTAAAAGATTGGCATCTCACAGGTTGCACCCTCTATGTCACTTTAGAACCCTGCCCTATGTGTGCAGGAGCAATTTTGCAAGCGCGGATTAGGACTTTAGTCTACGGTGCTGATGATCCCAAAACAGGCTCAATTCGTACAGTCGCTAATTTACCCGATAGTCCCGTTTCTTTTCACAAGTTAGAAGTGATCGCAGGCATTTGTGAGCAGGAATGCCAAGAATTATTGCAAGCTTGGTTTAAAAATCTCAGGATTTGA
- a CDS encoding mechanosensitive ion channel family protein translates to MDSTTIQTVISTNLNLLAGAAFKVIAAIILWFIGRKLIDLSINITSRALKNQRIDPTLISYLNSSLAVLLNIILVVAILGYFGVETTSFAALLAAAGVAIGAAWSGLLANFAAGAFLIILRPFQVGDFISAAGITGTVVEIGLFVTTINTPDNVRTIIGNNKLFSENIQNFSANDYRRVDIQVQLDHSVNPSEAVRVLQERIANIPNVISNPAPVIEILHFTPMGPELVVRPFCNNTHYWQVYFDTNRVIRESFSESGFATPKQHFQIRQS, encoded by the coding sequence ATGGATTCAACGACAATTCAAACTGTTATCTCCACAAACTTAAATCTGCTGGCTGGAGCGGCTTTCAAGGTAATTGCGGCAATCATCCTTTGGTTTATTGGACGCAAACTCATTGATCTTTCCATAAACATCACCTCTCGCGCCCTTAAAAATCAGCGTATTGATCCCACTCTGATTAGCTACCTCAACTCTAGTCTTGCGGTGCTATTAAATATCATTTTAGTAGTTGCCATTCTAGGCTACTTTGGTGTTGAAACTACCTCCTTTGCTGCACTGTTAGCGGCGGCTGGCGTAGCGATCGGAGCCGCATGGAGTGGACTGCTGGCTAATTTTGCCGCAGGGGCATTCTTGATTATCCTGCGCCCTTTCCAAGTTGGTGATTTCATCTCCGCCGCAGGCATCACAGGCACTGTTGTCGAGATTGGTCTATTTGTTACTACCATCAACACCCCTGATAATGTCCGCACGATCATCGGCAACAACAAACTGTTCTCTGAAAATATTCAAAACTTCTCGGCTAACGACTATCGCCGAGTTGATATTCAGGTACAGCTAGATCATTCAGTCAACCCTAGCGAAGCGGTACGTGTTCTCCAAGAAAGAATTGCCAATATTCCTAATGTTATTAGCAATCCTGCTCCTGTAATTGAAATTCTCCATTTCACGCCTATGGGTCCCGAATTAGTAGTGCGTCCATTCTGCAACAACACCCACTATTGGCAAGTTTACTTTGACACCAATCGCGTCATCCGCGAAAGCTTTAGCGAGTCAGGATTCGCTACTCCTAAACAACATTTCCAAATTCGTCAATCCTAA
- the ilvD gene encoding dihydroxy-acid dehydratase, giving the protein MSDNRRSRAITEGVQRSPNRAMLRAVGFQDSDFTKPIVGVASAHSTITPCNMGIAPLAIRAEAGIRAANGMPQVFGTITISDGISMGTEGMKYSLVSRDVIADSIETACTGQSMDGVLAIGGCDKNMPGAMIAMARMNIPAVFIYGGTIEPGHLEGEDLTVVSAFEAVGQYSAGRIDEVRLMSVERNACPGAGSCGGMYTANTMSSAFEAMGMSPIYSSTMSAVAPEKGENTELAGKILVNAIRNNILPRDIITRKSIENAISVVMAVGGSTNAVLHFLAIAHSAGVEWKLDDFERIRERVPVLCDLKPSGRYVATDLHKAGGIPQVMKMLLVHGLLHGDCITITGQTVEELLKDIPAEPRADQDVIRPWDRPMYKQGHLAILKGNLAEEGAVAKISGVKNPIITGPARVFESEEDSLAAILDNKINPGDVLVIRYEGPKGGPGMREMLAPTSAIIGAGLGDSVGLITDGRFSGGTYGMVVGHVAPEAYVGGTIALVQEGDSITIDAHQRLIQLNVSEEELAARRANWKAPAPRYTKGVLAKYATLVSTSSKGAVTDLNLF; this is encoded by the coding sequence ATGTCCGATAATCGCCGCAGTCGTGCAATTACCGAAGGCGTTCAGCGATCGCCTAACCGCGCTATGTTACGCGCCGTTGGTTTCCAAGACTCAGATTTTACTAAACCTATTGTCGGTGTTGCAAGCGCCCACAGCACAATTACTCCTTGCAACATGGGCATTGCGCCCTTAGCTATCCGCGCCGAGGCAGGAATTCGGGCTGCGAATGGGATGCCCCAAGTTTTTGGCACAATCACCATCAGCGATGGGATCTCCATGGGAACCGAGGGGATGAAGTATTCCCTCGTTTCCCGTGATGTTATTGCGGACTCCATCGAAACAGCTTGCACAGGTCAGAGCATGGATGGCGTTTTAGCGATCGGCGGCTGTGATAAGAATATGCCAGGGGCAATGATCGCTATGGCAAGAATGAACATTCCTGCGGTATTTATCTACGGCGGCACAATTGAACCAGGGCATTTAGAAGGTGAAGACCTCACCGTAGTCAGTGCCTTTGAAGCAGTTGGACAATACAGCGCGGGTCGAATCGACGAAGTAAGATTGATGTCCGTAGAGCGCAATGCTTGTCCGGGAGCTGGTTCCTGCGGTGGTATGTATACGGCTAATACCATGTCTTCGGCTTTTGAAGCAATGGGCATGAGTCCGATATACTCTTCCACCATGTCCGCCGTTGCGCCAGAGAAAGGGGAAAATACTGAACTTGCAGGCAAAATTCTCGTTAATGCCATTCGCAATAATATATTGCCTCGCGATATCATCACTCGCAAATCGATCGAAAATGCGATTTCCGTTGTTATGGCAGTGGGTGGCTCTACTAATGCCGTTCTGCACTTTTTAGCGATCGCCCATTCCGCAGGTGTGGAATGGAAGCTTGATGATTTTGAGCGCATTCGTGAGCGTGTCCCCGTTCTTTGTGACCTCAAGCCTTCAGGTCGCTACGTTGCCACCGACCTCCACAAAGCAGGTGGTATTCCTCAAGTAATGAAGATGCTTTTGGTGCATGGGTTATTACATGGCGACTGCATCACGATTACTGGTCAAACCGTTGAAGAATTGCTCAAAGATATTCCTGCCGAACCTCGCGCTGATCAAGATGTGATCCGTCCTTGGGATCGCCCCATGTATAAGCAAGGACATCTCGCCATCCTTAAAGGCAATCTTGCAGAAGAAGGGGCTGTTGCGAAAATCTCTGGTGTCAAAAATCCGATCATCACTGGACCTGCTCGCGTTTTTGAGTCAGAAGAAGATTCTCTCGCAGCCATTCTCGATAATAAGATCAATCCTGGGGATGTCTTAGTGATTCGTTATGAAGGACCAAAGGGTGGACCTGGGATGCGAGAGATGTTAGCTCCTACCAGTGCAATTATCGGCGCGGGTCTGGGTGATTCCGTTGGCTTAATCACAGATGGACGTTTTTCTGGTGGTACATACGGCATGGTTGTCGGTCACGTTGCCCCTGAAGCCTATGTTGGTGGCACGATCGCTTTAGTCCAAGAAGGCGACTCGATCACGATTGATGCTCATCAGCGTTTGATTCAACTCAATGTCAGTGAGGAGGAACTAGCCGCACGCCGTGCTAATTGGAAAGCTCCTGCCCCTCGCTACACCAAGGGTGTTTTGGCTAAATACGCTACCCTTGTTTCGACTAGCAGTAAAGGTGCTGTAACTGATTTAAATCTGTTTTAG
- a CDS encoding dihydroorotase, with amino-acid sequence MPLENSLAYPTLFKQVRILDANSTDKFADVFIDGDRQIHLDCDANQIPENTNIDERSGLIFGSGAIDLYSTSGEPGHESRETIAELVQAAKNGGFSTVGILPNTQPAIDDIAALEFWRNVRQKYGDRLQPWGAITKGIEGKQLTDMAELAESVIGFTDSKPIANLLLVRRAMEYLKPLGKLIALFPQNPDLAGSGVIREGKWSLQYGMTGYPAAAETSSLAALIELVRLTKAPSHFMRISTAQSVELIAQAKNDGLPITASATWLHLCHCDRDLASYDPNLRLMPPLGSEGDRLALIAGIRSGAIDAIVIDHTPCTYEEKVVPFEIAPVGAIGLELAIPVLWQNLVTTRLLTANELWKALSINPAKILGLPQPQLVTFFDPNWEWLVEAKEIASPSKNSSYIGRSLMGKVI; translated from the coding sequence ATGCCTTTAGAAAATTCCCTTGCGTATCCAACCCTCTTCAAACAGGTACGCATTCTTGATGCAAATTCTACTGACAAATTTGCTGATGTATTCATAGATGGCGATCGCCAAATTCATCTAGATTGTGATGCTAACCAAATTCCTGAAAATACCAATATTGATGAGCGATCAGGGCTAATTTTCGGATCTGGGGCAATTGATTTGTATAGTACTAGCGGTGAACCGGGGCATGAATCAAGAGAAACCATTGCAGAATTAGTCCAAGCTGCAAAAAATGGTGGTTTTAGTACTGTGGGGATTTTGCCGAATACTCAACCTGCGATCGATGATATTGCTGCACTTGAATTTTGGCGCAATGTTCGGCAGAAATATGGCGATCGCCTGCAACCTTGGGGGGCAATTACCAAAGGTATAGAGGGAAAACAACTAACAGACATGGCAGAACTTGCCGAATCCGTCATTGGCTTTACCGATAGTAAACCGATCGCAAATCTTCTGTTAGTGCGCCGAGCGATGGAATATCTCAAGCCATTGGGCAAACTGATCGCTCTATTTCCGCAAAATCCTGATCTTGCTGGCAGTGGGGTGATCCGTGAGGGAAAATGGTCTTTGCAGTACGGCATGACGGGCTATCCCGCCGCCGCCGAAACATCATCCCTTGCGGCTCTCATCGAATTAGTCCGCCTCACCAAAGCTCCCTCTCATTTCATGCGAATCTCTACAGCGCAAAGTGTAGAACTAATCGCCCAAGCCAAAAACGATGGATTGCCCATAACTGCAAGTGCGACTTGGCTTCATCTTTGCCATTGTGATCGTGATTTAGCCAGTTACGATCCCAATCTACGCTTGATGCCCCCCCTTGGTAGCGAAGGCGATCGCCTTGCACTCATTGCAGGTATTCGTTCTGGAGCCATCGATGCGATCGTGATCGATCATACCCCCTGTACCTATGAGGAAAAAGTTGTTCCCTTTGAGATAGCTCCTGTTGGGGCGATCGGTTTGGAATTAGCAATTCCTGTACTTTGGCAAAACCTAGTAACTACAAGATTACTAACTGCGAATGAATTATGGAAAGCGCTAAGCATTAATCCTGCCAAAATCCTTGGACTCCCTCAACCGCAACTAGTAACTTTTTTTGATCCAAACTGGGAATGGCTAGTTGAGGCAAAAGAGATCGCTTCGCCATCAAAAAATAGTAGTTACATCGGGCGATCGCTCATGGGTAAAGTTATATAG
- a CDS encoding DUF5615 family PIN-like protein: MKFKIDENLPIELAEILQNEGYDASTIYSESLKGAKDPTVIAVCQDEQRVLVTLDLDFADIQTYPPQNYAGIIVLRVYRQDKPYLLSFFQQLIPEIRQHPLKGNLWIVEEGKIRIRG; this comes from the coding sequence ATGAAATTTAAAATAGATGAAAACCTGCCCATAGAACTTGCTGAAATCTTACAAAACGAAGGATATGATGCTTCGACAATCTACTCAGAATCCTTAAAAGGAGCGAAAGATCCTACTGTCATAGCAGTATGTCAAGACGAGCAAAGGGTTTTAGTTACACTAGATTTAGATTTTGCTGATATTCAGACCTATCCACCCCAAAATTATGCAGGAATTATTGTCTTGAGGGTTTATAGACAAGATAAACCATATCTACTCTCCTTCTTTCAGCAGCTAATCCCAGAAATTAGGCAACATCCACTTAAAGGCAACCTATGGATTGTCGAAGAGGGGAAGATTAGAATTAGAGGATAA
- a CDS encoding phycobilisome rod-core linker polypeptide, with amino-acid sequence MSVTASSGAVNARPRLYQTAITSTISQIEQQDRFATRSELSDLSTYFQSGLKRLEIAAILTKSSDNIVSKAASRIFTGGSAMAFLEKPKDDEELEVDRAGRVVDIKRGMELGTTIYTEASEGGLIGTLKNFFSNAGITGVVDPVPASFRPINISRYGADRMKKSLRDLSWFLRYTTYAIVAGDPNILAQNVRGLREIIEAACSTDATIVALQTMKQAAANYFLNDPEAIEIVKQYLDVAIAEFKAPTPSPKVRQRNSPDLQGLALPQIYYNTAERRQKFVMKTGLSASEKNEVVRAAYRQVFERDIKRAYSQSISDLDSKVKNGEISTKEFIRRLGKSPLYRDQFFLPFINSRAVELAFKHFLGRSPESREEVAKYFAIVSKGGLNALVDALIDSREYSDYFGEETVPYLRGYGQEAQTARNWGAQFDLFNYSAPFRKVPQFITLFASYQSPLPDQHVYGSGNDPLEIQFGAIFPKENRNPSASPAPFGKDTRRILIRNGSGITNQLSNPSATGAIDPLGPKVFKLDNTLRDNVKIGKGGRTSSVKGLSITNSETATQAVIRALYLQIVGYIPYSGQRLSVAEIKLENGDISVREFVRMLAKSPTFRDRYWNKLYVCKAIEYTHRRLLGRPTYGRDEMNAYFDLAAKKGFYAVVDAIINTKEYEQAFGEDTVPYERYLTPAGVSLRNNRVGTLTEAKGSKVDAPSTPKFIELGQVTEVRSEVSIATRINQGVSKQREQRKIFKLTTTSPVEANALVRAAYRQVFERDMDAYVGNDQFSKDTSKLLNEEITVKEFILALGTSDLYIKEFYAPFPNTKVIELGTKHFLGRAPLDQAEIRKYNQLLATKGARAFVTELVNSQEYLEAFGEDVVPYNRYETFPAANYPNTQELYNRLTKQDKSIVVPSFAPVKSKVPTRV; translated from the coding sequence ATGAGCGTAACAGCGTCAAGTGGTGCAGTAAATGCCCGCCCTCGTCTATATCAGACCGCTATAACTTCCACAATTTCCCAGATAGAGCAACAGGATCGCTTTGCGACTCGTAGCGAATTATCCGATTTATCTACTTATTTTCAATCTGGACTAAAGCGCCTCGAAATTGCCGCAATTTTGACTAAGAGTTCGGACAATATCGTATCCAAAGCAGCTAGCCGTATTTTTACGGGTGGCTCAGCCATGGCATTTTTGGAAAAGCCCAAAGATGATGAAGAACTAGAGGTCGATCGCGCAGGTCGCGTGGTTGATATCAAGCGTGGCATGGAACTCGGTACAACTATATATACTGAGGCAAGTGAAGGCGGCTTAATAGGAACTCTTAAGAACTTTTTCAGTAATGCTGGTATTACAGGAGTTGTTGACCCAGTACCTGCAAGCTTTCGTCCCATTAACATTTCCCGTTATGGCGCAGATCGCATGAAGAAGTCCTTACGTGACTTGTCATGGTTCTTGCGCTATACCACCTATGCGATCGTTGCCGGGGATCCGAATATACTTGCTCAGAATGTGCGTGGCTTGCGTGAAATCATCGAAGCTGCCTGCTCGACTGACGCAACCATCGTTGCTTTACAAACCATGAAACAAGCTGCGGCTAACTATTTCCTTAACGATCCAGAAGCTATCGAAATCGTTAAGCAATATTTGGATGTAGCGATCGCTGAATTCAAAGCACCTACCCCATCGCCTAAAGTCCGTCAGCGCAATTCTCCTGACCTCCAAGGTTTAGCTTTACCTCAGATTTACTACAACACTGCTGAGCGTCGTCAAAAGTTTGTGATGAAGACTGGTTTGTCTGCTAGTGAAAAGAATGAAGTAGTTAGAGCCGCCTATCGTCAAGTTTTTGAGCGTGATATCAAGCGCGCTTACAGCCAAAGTATTTCTGACCTCGATTCTAAGGTCAAAAATGGCGAAATTTCCACCAAGGAATTTATCCGTCGTCTAGGTAAGTCTCCCCTATACCGCGATCAGTTCTTCCTACCCTTTATCAACTCCCGTGCAGTTGAGCTAGCCTTTAAGCATTTTCTCGGTAGATCGCCTGAAAGCCGTGAAGAAGTTGCTAAATACTTTGCGATCGTCTCCAAGGGTGGGCTGAATGCTCTAGTTGACGCTTTGATCGATTCTCGCGAATACAGCGACTACTTCGGCGAAGAAACCGTACCTTATCTACGTGGCTACGGACAAGAAGCACAGACTGCTCGCAACTGGGGCGCACAGTTTGACCTGTTCAACTACTCTGCACCTTTCCGCAAGGTTCCTCAGTTCATCACCTTGTTTGCCTCTTATCAAAGTCCATTGCCTGACCAACATGTGTATGGTTCTGGTAATGATCCTTTGGAAATCCAATTCGGCGCGATTTTCCCCAAAGAAAACCGCAACCCCAGCGCCAGCCCAGCCCCATTTGGTAAGGATACTCGTCGGATCTTGATCCGCAACGGTAGTGGTATCACCAACCAACTCAGCAATCCTAGTGCGACTGGTGCGATCGATCCTCTTGGACCTAAGGTATTCAAGCTGGACAACACCCTCCGCGATAATGTCAAGATTGGTAAGGGTGGTAGAACTTCATCTGTTAAGGGATTGAGCATTACCAACTCAGAAACAGCTACCCAAGCTGTAATTCGCGCCCTGTATCTACAAATTGTTGGCTACATTCCTTACTCTGGTCAGCGTCTCTCGGTCGCTGAAATTAAGCTGGAAAATGGTGACATCTCGGTACGAGAGTTTGTCCGTATGCTTGCCAAGTCTCCTACTTTCCGCGATCGCTACTGGAACAAACTCTATGTCTGTAAGGCGATCGAGTATACTCACCGTCGCCTCTTGGGTCGTCCTACCTATGGTCGTGACGAAATGAATGCTTACTTTGACCTTGCGGCAAAGAAAGGCTTCTATGCTGTCGTTGATGCCATTATCAATACTAAGGAATACGAGCAAGCCTTCGGTGAAGATACTGTTCCTTACGAGCGCTACCTCACACCCGCAGGTGTATCACTCCGTAATAATCGCGTTGGTACATTAACCGAAGCTAAAGGCTCCAAAGTTGATGCTCCATCCACACCTAAATTCATTGAGCTTGGTCAAGTTACCGAAGTGCGCTCTGAAGTCTCGATCGCTACTCGCATTAACCAAGGTGTCAGCAAGCAACGCGAACAGCGTAAGATCTTTAAGCTCACTACTACTAGTCCCGTGGAAGCAAATGCTTTGGTACGTGCTGCTTACAGACAGGTCTTCGAGCGTGACATGGATGCCTATGTTGGTAACGATCAGTTCAGCAAGGACACCTCTAAGCTGCTCAATGAGGAAATCACGGTCAAGGAATTCATCCTTGCTCTTGGTACATCCGACTTGTACATTAAGGAGTTTTACGCGCCGTTCCCCAACACCAAGGTTATCGAATTGGGAACCAAGCACTTCCTCGGACGTGCTCCACTCGATCAAGCCGAAATCCGTAAATACAATCAGCTTTTAGCAACTAAGGGAGCTAGAGCCTTTGTAACTGAGTTGGTCAATAGCCAAGAATATCTCGAAGCCTTTGGTGAGGATGTTGTGCCTTACAATCGCTATGAAACCTTCCCTGCGGCTAACTATCCCAACACCCAAGAACTTTATAACCGCTTGACTAAGCAAGACAAATCTATTGTTGTACCTAGCTTTGCACCAGTTAAATCGAAAGTTCCCACTAGAGTTTAG
- a CDS encoding DUF697 domain-containing protein, which produces MVAAAAVSAGGIAVTPIPFSDAVAIVPIQVGMLAGISATFGLSIDHSFLSTLVGSILAGSGGTLAGRAIVSNLLKLIPGVGSVLGGTIAATTAAAITTTLGEIYIAVLEMLFLQNKGEPPTSKEVGDAFKLKYLQLTSSS; this is translated from the coding sequence ATAGTAGCTGCCGCCGCAGTTAGTGCAGGTGGAATAGCAGTTACTCCTATTCCTTTTTCAGATGCAGTAGCCATAGTGCCAATACAAGTAGGAATGCTTGCAGGTATTTCTGCTACTTTTGGTTTGTCAATTGATCATAGTTTTCTCAGTACATTAGTAGGGAGTATTTTAGCTGGATCAGGAGGAACATTGGCAGGACGAGCAATTGTATCAAACCTTCTTAAACTTATTCCTGGAGTTGGTTCAGTCCTTGGTGGGACAATTGCTGCTACTACAGCCGCAGCAATTACAACAACACTGGGTGAAATATACATTGCTGTATTAGAAATGTTATTTCTCCAAAATAAAGGGGAACCACCAACGTCTAAGGAAGTAGGAGATGCATTTAAGCTTAAATACTTACAACTTACTAGTAGCAGTTAA
- a CDS encoding Uma2 family endonuclease encodes MCQITLKPTQQWQQATWQDYEALRDEENSDRCKLFFNNQRLWVEMGAEVINHARFGDLFAMILAFWAAKFPDVKLSTFGGCQLEKKGRRAIAPDIVVYVGEDVPTWKTGQSRFIDLDNWRSPDLVGEISDTTLAIDLDEKKRLYADLGISEYWVIDVRAYRLFAFKLDETGVYQQCEVSYVLPNLVIALLEQTVELLATKTNAEAAIWFSEQIAVNA; translated from the coding sequence ATGTGCCAAATAACCCTAAAACCTACTCAACAATGGCAGCAAGCGACTTGGCAAGACTATGAAGCGCTGCGAGATGAGGAAAATAGCGATCGCTGTAAATTGTTTTTCAATAATCAACGCTTGTGGGTAGAAATGGGCGCAGAAGTGATTAATCACGCTAGATTTGGCGACCTATTTGCCATGATTTTGGCTTTTTGGGCGGCAAAATTTCCAGATGTCAAATTAAGTACTTTTGGGGGCTGTCAGTTAGAAAAAAAGGGACGTAGAGCTATTGCCCCTGATATTGTTGTGTATGTTGGTGAAGATGTACCCACTTGGAAAACTGGTCAATCGCGGTTTATTGATCTGGACAATTGGCGATCGCCTGATTTAGTTGGTGAAATCTCTGATACGACTTTGGCGATCGATTTAGATGAAAAGAAGAGGCTGTACGCAGACTTAGGGATTTCTGAATATTGGGTGATTGATGTTCGTGCTTATCGCCTATTTGCTTTTAAATTAGATGAGACTGGCGTTTATCAACAATGCGAGGTTTCTTATGTCTTGCCAAATTTGGTGATCGCCTTGTTAGAACAAACCGTGGAACTGTTAGCTACAAAAACGAATGCTGAAGCCGCAATCTGGTTTTCCGAACAAATTGCCGTAAATGCTTAG
- a CDS encoding GTPase, which yields MDFQSEDFDFDSLVQGAIKDALKERGNVNILIAGATGVGKSTLINAIFQGNMAETGQGRPVTPNTREIKKEGIPLSIFDSRGLEMADFENTMKEL from the coding sequence ATGGATTTTCAGTCTGAAGATTTTGATTTTGACTCTTTAGTACAAGGTGCGATTAAAGATGCTCTTAAAGAAAGAGGTAATGTGAATATTTTGATTGCTGGTGCTACTGGTGTTGGAAAAAGCACACTTATCAACGCGATATTTCAAGGAAATATGGCTGAAACGGGTCAAGGTCGTCCAGTCACTCCAAATACACGAGAAATCAAGAAAGAGGGGATTCCACTTTCTATTTTTGACAGTCGGGGGCTTGAAATGGCTGATTTTGAGAACACAATGAAAGAACTATGA
- a CDS encoding DUF433 domain-containing protein: protein MGWQDRITTDLSVCHGRACIKGTRIMVSVILDNLAARVSEAEILQSYPTLTSADISAAINYAAELAREQIVLLPAPATA, encoded by the coding sequence ATGGGATGGCAAGATCGCATCACTACAGATTTATCTGTCTGTCATGGTAGAGCCTGTATTAAAGGCACGAGAATTATGGTATCAGTCATTCTCGATAACCTAGCGGCAAGAGTCAGTGAGGCAGAAATCTTGCAAAGTTACCCCACTCTCACATCCGCAGATATTTCTGCCGCAATCAACTATGCTGCCGAACTAGCCCGAGAGCAGATTGTATTATTACCAGCCCCAGCTACTGCATGA
- the zwf gene encoding glucose-6-phosphate dehydrogenase translates to MVQILENPLRVGLQQERTPEPLILVIFGASGDLTIRKLVPAIYHLKQQRRLPPELTIVGVARRPWSHDYFREQMREGIEKFSAGIGAEAIWQDFAESLYYQSLDMSNLDDYRKLNNLLGEIDKERGTRGNRVFYLAVSPNYFTDAIEKLGQAGMIKNVQKTRLVIEKPFGRDLSSCQDLNRVVQKACDEKQIYRIDHYLGKETVQNLLVLRFANAIFEPLWNRRFIDHVQITVAETVGVEDRAGYYENSGALRDMLQNHLMQLFCLTAMEPPNSMDADSLRNEKVKVIQATRLADTRKLERSSVRAQYSAGWMKGNQVKGYRNEPNVNPESLVPTYVAMKFEVNNWRWQGVPFYLRTGKRMPKKVSEIAIQFRDVPYLLFQSAAKQVSPNVLTLRIQPNEGIALRFEAKMPGADLRSRSVEMDFGYGKTFGIEGSDAYDRLLLDCMLGDQTLFTRGDEVEAAWKVVTPALTAWEQPNDPIVVPQYEAGTWGPTEAEQLIERDGRQWRRL, encoded by the coding sequence GTGGTACAAATACTCGAAAATCCCTTAAGGGTTGGTTTACAGCAAGAAAGAACCCCTGAACCATTAATCCTTGTGATCTTTGGTGCATCAGGCGATTTAACCATCCGAAAGCTTGTTCCCGCAATCTACCATCTCAAACAGCAGCGTCGGCTGCCCCCTGAGCTGACCATCGTTGGTGTGGCTCGCAGACCTTGGAGTCACGACTATTTTCGTGAGCAAATGCGTGAGGGTATAGAAAAATTCTCGGCAGGCATTGGGGCAGAAGCGATTTGGCAAGACTTTGCCGAAAGTTTGTATTACCAATCGCTGGATATGAGCAATCTTGACGATTATCGTAAACTCAATAACTTGTTAGGAGAGATTGATAAAGAAAGAGGCACTCGCGGTAATCGGGTTTTTTATTTAGCAGTTTCGCCTAATTACTTCACCGATGCGATCGAGAAACTGGGACAGGCGGGAATGATCAAAAATGTCCAGAAAACTCGCTTGGTCATTGAGAAGCCTTTTGGTAGAGATTTATCTTCCTGTCAAGATCTTAACCGAGTGGTGCAGAAAGCTTGTGATGAAAAGCAGATCTATCGGATTGACCATTATCTAGGGAAAGAAACGGTTCAGAACCTCTTGGTTTTGCGCTTTGCCAATGCTATTTTTGAGCCTTTGTGGAATCGACGATTTATCGATCATGTGCAAATTACAGTTGCTGAGACTGTTGGCGTGGAAGATCGGGCAGGCTATTACGAAAACTCTGGGGCGCTCAGAGATATGCTGCAAAACCATTTGATGCAGCTTTTCTGTTTAACTGCAATGGAGCCGCCTAACTCGATGGATGCTGATTCCTTGCGAAATGAAAAGGTAAAGGTGATTCAAGCAACTCGTCTCGCGGATACACGCAAATTAGAACGATCATCCGTCCGCGCTCAATATAGTGCTGGTTGGATGAAAGGTAATCAGGTAAAGGGTTATCGCAATGAACCCAATGTGAATCCTGAATCCCTTGTGCCCACCTATGTTGCCATGAAATTTGAAGTCAATAATTGGCGCTGGCAAGGTGTACCTTTCTATTTACGAACTGGTAAAAGGATGCCGAAAAAAGTCAGTGAAATTGCGATTCAGTTTCGTGATGTCCCCTATTTACTATTTCAGTCAGCCGCTAAGCAGGTTTCACCCAATGTGCTAACACTGCGGATTCAACCTAATGAAGGGATTGCCTTAAGATTTGAGGCGAAGATGCCAGGGGCTGATCTGCGATCGCGTTCCGTAGAGATGGATTTTGGCTATGGTAAAACCTTTGGTATCGAAGGATCTGACGCTTATGATCGCTTGCTATTAGACTGTATGTTAGGCGATCAAACCCTATTTACACGCGGTGACGAAGTAGAAGCTGCTTGGAAAGTAGTAACACCTGCATTAACTGCTTGGGAGCAGCCTAATGACCCTATTGTTGTTCCCCAGTATGAGGCAGGCACTTGGGGACCTACGGAAGCAGAACAACTAATTGAACGTGATGGACGACAGTGGCGACGGCTATAA